Proteins from a single region of Pirellulales bacterium:
- a CDS encoding DUF6496 domain-containing protein, which yields MAKYGKKAQSSIKRAMHKKKRGQLHSGKGKKKVTSRKQAIAIGLSEARKKGAKVPKKKKRSG from the coding sequence ATGGCAAAGTACGGCAAAAAAGCTCAAAGCTCGATAAAAAGAGCGATGCACAAAAAAAAGAGAGGTCAACTTCACAGTGGGAAAGGAAAGAAAAAAGTGACGAGTCGCAAACAAGCAATCGCGATCGGCTTGTCCGAAGCGCGGAAAAAGGGTGCTAAAGTACCCAAGAAAAAGAAGCGAAGTGGATAG